A single region of the Triticum dicoccoides isolate Atlit2015 ecotype Zavitan chromosome 2B, WEW_v2.0, whole genome shotgun sequence genome encodes:
- the LOC119366861 gene encoding acetylserotonin O-methyltransferase 1-like has protein sequence MTLKLLAEVSPQELLQALAELQNHMLGYVKSMSLRCVVDLGIPEAIHRRGDTATFANIAADAKVHPGKVADLQRVMELLTTSGIFIATAGAGDGDTVVYGLTTACRFLVGWCNLSPMVPFCVNPLVVSSFFSMPEWFRTEPEATGAGSLFELAHGCSQWEMVSKDARFNDVLNNSMAADSQVFLEVIIVDKGRIFRGLRSLVDVGGGNGAGTQVIAKAFPRIKCTVMDLPHVVVAGQATARDDNLSFVAGDMFESIPSADAVLLKNILHDWGHDDCIKILQRCKEAIPARNAGGKVIIIDMVRGSANGDRKVNEMEAIQNSFMMYITGVERDEIEWKRIFSDAGFSDDYKILPVLGPYSVIEIYP, from the exons ATGACGCTTAAGCTCTTGGCCGAAGTGAGCCCGCAGGAGTTGCTCCAAGCTCTTGCCGAGCTCCAAAACCACATGCTCGGTTACGTCAAATCCATGTCGCTCAGGTGTGTGGTTGATCTAGGCATCCCCGAGGCCATCCATCGCCGCGgcgacaccgccaccttcgccaacATCGCGGCAGACGCAAAGGTACATCCCGGTAAGGTTGCCGACCTCCAGCGCGTGATGGAACTGCTTACCACCTCTGGCATTTTCATCGCTACTGCCGGCGCCGGGGATGGTGACACCGTGGTGTATGGGCTAACCACGGCCTGCCGTTTCCTTGTCGGCTGGTGCAACCTGTCCCCTATGGTTCCCTTTTGCGTCAACCCTCTCGTCGTCTCCTCCTTCTTCAGCATGCCTGAATGGTTCAGGACCGAGCCCGAGGCCACCGGCGCCGGCTCCCTCTTCGAGCTCGCACATGGCTGCTCCCAGTGGGAGATGGTGAGCAAGGACGCCAGGTTCAACGACGTCCTCAACAACTCCATGGCCGCCGATAGCCAGGTCTTCCTCGAGGTCATTATTGTCGACAAGGGCCGCATCTTCCGCGGTCTCAGATCGCTCGTCGACGTAGGTGGCGGCAATGGCGCGGGCACACAAGTGATTGCTAAGGCTTTCCCGCGCATCAAGTGCACCGTCATGGACCTTCCTCACGTTGTCGTTGCCGGGCAGGCCACCGCCCGTGATGACAACCTGAGTTTCGTCGCCGGTGACATGTTTGAATCCATTCCATCCGCCGATGCTGTCTTACTCAAG AACATTTTGCATGACTGGGGTCACGACGACTGCATCAAAATACTTCAACGTTGCAAGGAAGCCATCCCTGCCAGAAATGCTGGAGGAAAGGTGATAATTATAGATATGGTAAGAGGATCTGCAAATGGAGATAGAAAAGTCAACGAGATGGAAGCCATACAAAACTCGTTCATGATGTATATCACCGGGGTGGAACGAGATGAAATTGAGTGGAAGAGGATATTTTCTGATGCTGGCTTCAGTGATGATTACAAAATTCTGCCAGTATTGGGTCCCTACTCAGTAATTGAGATCTACCCATGA